The Microlunatus soli genome contains the following window.
CGGTCGGTCCGACACCGACCGCGGCCGCCGACCTCACCTGCGGCAGTTCCTCGATCCGCTGTTCGACGCGGACCGGGGTGACCGGACCGTCGGCGGTGCTGATCACGTGCAGCAACCGGCCCTCGACCCAGAGCCGACCATGATCATCTAGGTGGCCGACGTCGCCGGTCCGGTGATAGCCGGGGTTGCGGGAGGCGGCCTGCTCGGTCGCCCAGAGCCGGTCGTAGCGGTCCTTGCGATGGGCGGCCGCGATACAGATCTCACCGGTCACACCGACCTGGTCGGTCAGCGGCCCGTCGGCCCGGCCCTGCTCGTCCAGCGGGCTCACCCGGAGCGTCACGCCCGGCAGCGGCAGGCCGACGCAGACTCCGTTGCCCCGGCCGGCGCTCTCGATCTCGGCCAGCGAGATGTCGGTGGCCGGCAGCACCTCGGTCATCCCGTACGGGGTGTGCAGTTCGGCGTTCGGCAGCAGCTGCTGCACCTCCCGCAGCAACGGCGCCGGTACCGGCGCACCGGCTGACAGCACGGTGTGCACGCCGTGCAGCAGGGCGCGTTGTTCGGCGGTCAGGGCGTCGCTGCTGGCGACCACATTGCGCAACGCGGCAGGGGAGGCGAACACCACGGTCGCGTCCAGTGCTCGTACGGCGTCGGCCAGCGCCACCGCGGTGAGCGTTCCGGGTGCGGTGACGTCCATGTCCGGGACGACGGCGCCGATCCCCATCGCCGGTCCGTAGAGGGCAAACGGTGCGAAGGCCGCGACCAGCCGGTCGTCGGGCCCGACCCGCATGATGCCGGCGACCTTGGCGATCTGCTCCTTGAGCTGGCTCTGCCGATAGACCACTCCCTTGGCCGGGCCGGTCGCGCCGGAGGTGAACAGCACCGCACCCTCGGTGTCGGCCGGGTCGCGGTGCGGCAGCGTGCGGCCGCGGCCGTCCTCCTCGATCTGGCGAAGGTCGGCTTCCCAGCCGCCGATCCGTGCCAGCGCCGTCCGGGAACCGACCCCGATCCGACGTCCCGGGACGCCCAGCGCCCGGATCGCCAGCAACCCCTTGCCGATCCCGATCACGAACCGGGGGTGCGCGCTGCGCAGGGCGTGTGCCATGCCGCGGACTCCGAGTCCGGCGTCGGCGACCACGATCACCGCACCGACCCGCCAGCAGGCGTACACCGCGACGGTCAGGTCGATTCCGGGTGGCACGAGCATCGCGACCCGATCACCGGGCTGCAGGCCGAAGTGCTGGAGCCCGGCGGCGGTGTCGGCGATCCGGCGTTCCAGGTCGGCGAAGGAGACCGTGCTGGTCACCCCGTTGTGCACTTCGGCGGCAGCCGTGGCCGGGTCGTCGGCCCGTCGGACCAGAGCGGCCCAGGGCAGATCGTCCTCGGTCCAGGTGACGGCCTCCGG
Protein-coding sequences here:
- a CDS encoding alpha/beta fold hydrolase translates to MSRERLVTTAPYPRTRARTRRGRVAQPAVAPDLSGYADVDPGWSRLIEVTDPGTGTAHTWHILDTHAADPDRPVVGTMLCVHGNPTWSYLWRRFLAEALPGWRVVAVDQLSMGWSERLDRSRTLPQRVADLGALTDRLRITGPVVTVGHDWGGIISLGWALQHRDQLAAVVLANTGLDLPVGAELPTLLRPARTPALLRATCVRTPTFVRTAAALSRPALPARVRAELARPYGSAARREAVGDFVADIPLEADHVSRPAFDAIAAGAGDLEVPALLLWGGRDPVFHDGFLDDLERRLPQADVHRYPRAAHLVTEDEPRTATDTWHWIQRHVATSAPQPATEPVPQPTPEAVTWTEDDLPWAALVRRADDPATAAAEVHNGVTSTVSFADLERRIADTAAGLQHFGLQPGDRVAMLVPPGIDLTVAVYACWRVGAVIVVADAGLGVRGMAHALRSAHPRFVIGIGKGLLAIRALGVPGRRIGVGSRTALARIGGWEADLRQIEEDGRGRTLPHRDPADTEGAVLFTSGATGPAKGVVYRQSQLKEQIAKVAGIMRVGPDDRLVAAFAPFALYGPAMGIGAVVPDMDVTAPGTLTAVALADAVRALDATVVFASPAALRNVVASSDALTAEQRALLHGVHTVLSAGAPVPAPLLREVQQLLPNAELHTPYGMTEVLPATDISLAEIESAGRGNGVCVGLPLPGVTLRVSPLDEQGRADGPLTDQVGVTGEICIAAAHRKDRYDRLWATEQAASRNPGYHRTGDVGHLDDHGRLWVEGRLLHVISTADGPVTPVRVEQRIEELPQVRSAAAVGVGPTGTQQVVAVVVPTGAAPSRQHVADPDLAAAVRAVSTVPLAAVLVLDALPVDIRHASKVDRTRLARWAGRLLAGERAGKV